The proteins below come from a single Zea mays cultivar B73 chromosome 8, Zm-B73-REFERENCE-NAM-5.0, whole genome shotgun sequence genomic window:
- the LOC100382396 gene encoding uncharacterized protein LOC100382396 → MARMLLAGAPSAGAPSAGAATSTTAMDGSPRQQRRRRVASIGGGGYRAPAAVGRLGFPCRASNRPCTSVGSACKAQHRLPSPSLLRHSWVGP, encoded by the coding sequence ATGGCTAGGATGCTCTTGGCCGGCGCGCCCTCGGCCGGTGCACCCTCGGCTGGCGCGGCCACATCGACTACGGCAATGGATGGATCTCCACGGCAACAGCGGCGACGGCGGGTGGCGTCCATTGGCGGCGGCGGTTACAGGGCGCCGGCAGCTGTAGGGCGATTAGGGTTTCCCTGTCGCGCCTCAAATAGGCCATGCACCTCTGTTGGGTCGGCCTGCAAGGCCCAGCACCGTCTACCCTCCCCCTCCTTACTACGCCATAGTTGGGTCGGTCCCTAG